The Oncorhynchus keta strain PuntledgeMale-10-30-2019 chromosome 17, Oket_V2, whole genome shotgun sequence genome has a window encoding:
- the dkk3b gene encoding dickkopf-related protein 3b isoform X1 codes for MSGPTTRVMQVAALTFCLCLVNGISSPKTIPDISITGVSFEDHLNGGHATLNEMFREVEMLMEDTQHVLEEAVDQMVNESAKSLLNIQDLLPNYHNETSTYRDNRNHTVYMAERIDKEMDNRTGRTHFQTHIEINGQWNEVDHECMLDEDCGKNSYCLYEIVSSKCLPCKDVDMTCTKDEECCSDQMCVWGQCTKNATKGNAGSICQYQSDCKPKHCCAVLKELLFPVCQPRPDKGEVCNSHPNLLMDMLSWDVEGPREYCLCAGGLHCQPHGRGSLCVN; via the exons ATGTCTGGTCCCACCACGAGGGTGATGCAGGTTGCAGCGCTTACTTTttgtttgtgtttagtgaatGGAATCTCGAGCCCGAAGACCATCCCGGACATCTCGATAACTGGTGTTAGTTTCGAGGACCATTTGAATGGAGGTCATGCGACTCTAAACGAAATGTTCCGAGAGGTGGAGATGTTGATGGAGGACACGCAGCACGTACTGGAGGAGGCTGTGGATCAG ATGGTCAATGAGAGTGCCAAATCATTGCTTAATATACAGGATTTGCTTCCAAACTACCACAATGAGACCAGTACATATAGGGACAACAGGAACCACACTGTTTACATGGCGGAGAGGATTGACAAG GAAATGGACAACAGAACAGGGAGGACTCACTTCCAGACCCATATCGAGATCAATGGCCAATGGAACGAAGTTGATCAT GAATGCATGCTTGATGAAGATTGTGGTAAGAACAGTTACTGCCTATATGAGATAGTAAGCTCCAAGTGCCTCCCCTGCAAAGATGTTGATATG accTGCACAAAGGATGAAGAGTGTTGTTCAGAccagatgtgtgtgtggggacagTGCACTAAGAATGCCACCAAGGGCAATGCAGGCAGCATCTGTCAGTACCAGAGTGACTGTAAGCCAAAACACTGCTGTGCCGTTCTCAAAG AGCTGCTCTTCCCAGTGTGCCAGCCCAGGCCGGATAAGGGTGAAGTGTGCAACAGCCACCCTAACTTGCTGATGGACATGCTGTCCTGGGACGTGGAGGGGCCGAGGGAATACTGCCTCTGTGCTGGTGGACTCCACTGCCAACCCCATGG aCGCGGATCCCTGTGTGTGAACTAG
- the dkk3b gene encoding dickkopf-related protein 3b isoform X2, translating into MSGPTTRVMQVAALTFCLCLVNGISSPKTIPDISITGVSFEDHLNGGHATLNEMFREVEMLMEDTQHVLEEAVDQDLLPNYHNETSTYRDNRNHTVYMAERIDKEMDNRTGRTHFQTHIEINGQWNEVDHECMLDEDCGKNSYCLYEIVSSKCLPCKDVDMTCTKDEECCSDQMCVWGQCTKNATKGNAGSICQYQSDCKPKHCCAVLKELLFPVCQPRPDKGEVCNSHPNLLMDMLSWDVEGPREYCLCAGGLHCQPHGRGSLCVN; encoded by the exons ATGTCTGGTCCCACCACGAGGGTGATGCAGGTTGCAGCGCTTACTTTttgtttgtgtttagtgaatGGAATCTCGAGCCCGAAGACCATCCCGGACATCTCGATAACTGGTGTTAGTTTCGAGGACCATTTGAATGGAGGTCATGCGACTCTAAACGAAATGTTCCGAGAGGTGGAGATGTTGATGGAGGACACGCAGCACGTACTGGAGGAGGCTGTGGATCAG GATTTGCTTCCAAACTACCACAATGAGACCAGTACATATAGGGACAACAGGAACCACACTGTTTACATGGCGGAGAGGATTGACAAG GAAATGGACAACAGAACAGGGAGGACTCACTTCCAGACCCATATCGAGATCAATGGCCAATGGAACGAAGTTGATCAT GAATGCATGCTTGATGAAGATTGTGGTAAGAACAGTTACTGCCTATATGAGATAGTAAGCTCCAAGTGCCTCCCCTGCAAAGATGTTGATATG accTGCACAAAGGATGAAGAGTGTTGTTCAGAccagatgtgtgtgtggggacagTGCACTAAGAATGCCACCAAGGGCAATGCAGGCAGCATCTGTCAGTACCAGAGTGACTGTAAGCCAAAACACTGCTGTGCCGTTCTCAAAG AGCTGCTCTTCCCAGTGTGCCAGCCCAGGCCGGATAAGGGTGAAGTGTGCAACAGCCACCCTAACTTGCTGATGGACATGCTGTCCTGGGACGTGGAGGGGCCGAGGGAATACTGCCTCTGTGCTGGTGGACTCCACTGCCAACCCCATGG aCGCGGATCCCTGTGTGTGAACTAG